In the genome of Deltaproteobacteria bacterium, one region contains:
- a CDS encoding M23 family metallopeptidase codes for MILTQTKRNPVRAYSKCAHVVMTLSFGILIGLPASAKDRTPKDRTVAPQSHRESASLLGPYTLSLNEGLRELMMRSQLAELGLMDKHASSAAVVPLLQNLPTVLPSAGYISSGFGMRRSPFSGRRKHHSGLDIAVAYGSPVRATAAGVVTEAGWRRNLGYTVTIDHASGIKTRYGHNAKLRVSVGDEVQRGDMIALAGSTGHSTGSHVHYEVWVRDHRIDPTTMLLSPTGDYTPVGTTAWASDEPSNPPLPSALGLGGDEDDGLGRVCTRQHLPMTKHRTKKPF; via the coding sequence ATGATTTTGACCCAAACAAAGAGAAATCCTGTGCGTGCATATAGCAAGTGCGCTCACGTCGTGATGACTCTGAGTTTTGGTATTCTGATCGGGCTGCCTGCTAGCGCTAAAGATCGAACTCCTAAAGATCGAACCGTGGCGCCACAATCCCACCGCGAGTCTGCGAGTTTACTCGGACCTTACACCTTAAGTCTAAACGAGGGCCTGCGCGAATTGATGATGCGCTCGCAACTGGCAGAACTCGGCTTAATGGACAAACATGCAAGCAGTGCCGCTGTTGTGCCTTTGCTGCAGAATCTACCAACCGTACTTCCGAGCGCCGGATATATTTCTAGTGGATTCGGCATGCGGCGGTCTCCATTTAGCGGCAGACGCAAGCATCACAGCGGACTTGACATCGCCGTTGCTTACGGGTCTCCGGTGAGAGCCACGGCCGCAGGAGTTGTCACCGAAGCTGGCTGGCGACGTAATCTGGGCTACACGGTCACGATCGATCACGCTAGCGGGATCAAGACTCGGTACGGGCACAACGCAAAACTGCGCGTAAGTGTTGGCGACGAAGTCCAACGCGGCGACATGATCGCCCTCGCAGGTAGCACCGGCCACAGCACTGGATCTCACGTCCATTACGAGGTTTGGGTGCGCGATCACCGCATAGATCCCACGACAATGCTCCTTAGCCCTACCGGGGATTACACGCCCGTTGGCACAACTGCTTGGGCTTCGGACGAGCCATCGAACCCCCCATTACCCTCAGCACTTGGTTTAGGTGGTGACGAAGATGACGGACTGGGCCGCGTTTGCACGCGCCAGCACCTACCGATGACAAAGCATCGTACTAAGAAACCCTTTTGA
- the uvrC gene encoding excinuclease ABC subunit UvrC produces MRADLSIDLREKLRQLPKDPGCYLMKNSLGKIIYVGKAKSLKSRVAHYFVPPSQLDLKTRVLAGQIYDVEIIITQTPLEALLLERTLIKHHKPQFNVLLRDDKEYPYLRINFKEDWPRLERVRRRRDDGATYLGPFGSSGQLRLLLDAAYRIFPLIRCSRHEFTNARRPCNYYHMKMCLGQCNLPVDPEVYRSIVQSAVDFVAGRSKEVAKLIEQRMLAAAEAENFELAAIYRDQLQAFAAVTEKQSVVTGDVDDADIFACTLTDHKASFHVLTVRDGKLIGGDNFLLEALLQDDKEALAAFLLQYYDGRSLPSEIIVPEQLEDDDDLRNALLSGHPEATKLDLRWPQRGTRLDLVEMAQKNAAYRLTEIARLNEKTQVELRMLQEHLRLARFPRRMECIDISNIQGTAIVASNVCFIDGRPAKDQYRHYVIKEVSGAPDDFASINEVVRRRLARAARDGDLPDLLVIDGGKGQLSAAAAATNDYPELNFDLVSLAKSRTNKRDRRTFMDKSAPERSFERVFFPDRDAAQPLAPGTPEFRLLTQIRDEAHRFAITHHRQRRSKLAHGSDLESIPGIGPTMRKTLLTEFGGLDGLRQATLAQLKAVKGLRESSAVALFSHFRSQEDDSEA; encoded by the coding sequence TTGAGAGCCGACCTTAGCATTGATCTGCGCGAAAAATTGCGCCAGCTACCGAAAGATCCCGGCTGCTATTTAATGAAAAATAGCCTGGGCAAAATTATTTATGTCGGCAAAGCCAAGAGTCTGAAATCTCGAGTGGCCCACTACTTTGTGCCGCCGTCGCAACTAGATTTGAAAACACGTGTCCTTGCTGGCCAAATTTATGATGTCGAAATCATCATCACTCAGACGCCGCTCGAGGCCCTGCTGCTCGAGCGCACCCTCATTAAGCACCACAAGCCCCAGTTCAATGTCCTGCTGCGCGACGATAAGGAATATCCTTATTTGCGCATTAATTTTAAAGAGGACTGGCCGCGACTTGAGAGGGTCCGACGACGGCGCGATGATGGCGCGACCTATCTGGGCCCGTTTGGCAGTTCAGGGCAGCTACGTCTGCTGCTAGATGCAGCCTACCGCATATTTCCATTGATACGCTGCTCACGCCACGAATTCACTAATGCCCGGCGCCCGTGCAACTACTACCACATGAAAATGTGTCTTGGTCAATGCAATCTGCCGGTGGATCCTGAGGTATATCGGTCCATTGTGCAGAGCGCCGTTGATTTCGTTGCGGGACGCAGCAAAGAGGTAGCTAAGCTGATCGAGCAACGCATGCTCGCAGCAGCTGAGGCAGAGAATTTTGAGTTAGCGGCGATTTACCGCGATCAGTTACAGGCGTTTGCAGCGGTCACCGAGAAGCAGTCAGTGGTCACTGGTGACGTTGATGATGCCGATATTTTTGCCTGTACACTGACGGATCATAAAGCGTCGTTTCACGTACTAACCGTGCGTGACGGCAAGCTCATCGGCGGCGATAACTTTTTGCTCGAAGCGCTGCTGCAGGACGACAAGGAGGCACTAGCAGCGTTCCTACTCCAGTACTACGACGGACGGAGCCTCCCGAGCGAAATAATTGTACCGGAACAACTCGAAGACGATGATGATCTCCGCAACGCCCTGCTCTCGGGGCACCCAGAGGCTACGAAACTTGATCTCCGGTGGCCACAGCGTGGCACCCGCCTTGATCTAGTCGAGATGGCGCAAAAAAACGCCGCTTATCGCCTGACAGAAATCGCGCGGCTTAATGAAAAAACTCAGGTCGAGCTCCGCATGCTGCAGGAACACTTGAGACTAGCTAGGTTTCCGCGTCGCATGGAATGTATCGATATTTCGAACATCCAGGGTACCGCAATTGTCGCTAGTAATGTTTGCTTTATCGACGGTAGGCCTGCCAAAGATCAGTATCGCCACTACGTCATTAAAGAAGTGAGTGGCGCTCCGGACGACTTTGCGAGCATCAACGAGGTTGTACGGCGCAGACTGGCGCGCGCCGCGCGCGATGGTGACTTGCCTGATCTCCTCGTCATCGACGGCGGCAAGGGCCAACTCAGCGCCGCGGCTGCGGCAACTAACGACTATCCAGAACTAAATTTTGATCTAGTATCACTGGCAAAAAGCCGCACAAATAAACGGGATCGTCGGACTTTTATGGACAAAAGCGCACCTGAGCGTAGCTTTGAGCGCGTGTTTTTTCCGGATCGCGACGCCGCACAACCACTCGCTCCGGGCACACCTGAATTTCGTTTATTAACGCAAATTCGAGATGAAGCGCATCGCTTTGCCATCACCCATCACAGGCAGCGTCGCAGCAAGCTTGCGCATGGTTCCGATTTAGAGTCTATCCCTGGCATCGGACCCACAATGCGCAAAACTTTACTCACAGAATTCGGCGGTTTAGACGGTCTACGGCAGGCAACGCTCGCACAATTAAAGGCCGTCAAAGGTTTAAGAGAAAGCAGCGCTGTGGCACTTTTCAGCCATTTTCGCAGCCAAGAAGACGACAGTGAGGCGTGA
- the uvrB gene encoding excinuclease ABC subunit UvrB: MTSTTFKLATTYQPQGDQPQAIGALRSGVESGRRHQVLMGVTGSGKTFTMANIIAQLGRPALIIAPNKTLAAQLFAEMRELFPDNAVEFFISYYDYYQPEAYVPSSDTYIAKDASINDDIDKMRHAATRSLFERRDVIIVASVSCIYGLGSPSAYSKLVVPLAKGQEISRNDLLRALIEIQYARNDMNLTRGHFRVRGDTVDILPAHQRDEAVRVEFFGDEIDSLQLVDALTGKVIRTVEELTIYPGSHYVTDRGDRDQIIREILADLGLRLRELKAQNKLVEYQRLEQRTMHDVETLEHLGYCPGIENYSRYLTGTAPGQPPPTLLDYFPRDFLTIIDESHITNPQLNGMYRGDRARKQVLVDFGFRLPSALDNRPLNFDEFLTRSGALIHVSATPGPYELQAAGGQVIEQVIRPTGLIDPQIEVRAAKGQVDDLYGEIVKTVGQTGRVLVTTLTKRMAEDLSRHFAEMGIKVRYLHADIDSLERVELLRDLRKGVFDVLIGINLLREGLDLPEVRLVAVMDADKEGFLRSRSSLIQVVGRAARNSEGRVIFYADRITDSMRACMDETERRRLIQQAYNEKHGITPQTIIKSLPLDLRKLYGLDPEPEVESAAFAKLAEAGVENVEALEKLIGSKQKEMKKFAAALEFEKAAELRDEISRLKSALMALAGDASALPGSGLTEGGA, from the coding sequence ATGACCTCCACCACCTTTAAGCTGGCGACTACCTACCAGCCCCAGGGTGACCAGCCCCAGGCTATCGGTGCCCTCCGGTCTGGTGTCGAGTCCGGGCGACGCCATCAGGTCCTGATGGGGGTCACGGGCTCGGGTAAGACCTTCACCATGGCCAACATCATTGCCCAGCTCGGGCGCCCGGCCCTGATCATCGCTCCCAACAAGACCCTGGCCGCCCAGCTGTTCGCCGAGATGCGGGAGCTGTTCCCTGACAACGCCGTCGAGTTCTTTATTAGCTACTACGACTACTACCAACCCGAGGCCTACGTCCCGAGTAGTGACACCTATATCGCCAAAGACGCCTCGATCAATGACGACATCGACAAGATGCGCCACGCCGCCACCAGATCACTCTTTGAGCGCCGCGATGTGATCATCGTGGCCAGCGTTAGCTGCATTTACGGTCTGGGGTCACCATCGGCCTACTCCAAGCTCGTCGTGCCGCTAGCTAAGGGGCAGGAGATCAGTCGCAACGACCTCTTGCGCGCCCTGATCGAAATTCAGTACGCACGCAACGACATGAATCTGACGCGGGGACATTTTCGCGTCCGCGGGGATACGGTCGACATCCTACCCGCTCACCAAAGGGACGAAGCTGTGCGTGTCGAGTTCTTTGGCGACGAAATCGACAGCCTGCAACTCGTTGATGCGCTGACCGGCAAAGTCATCCGCACCGTGGAGGAGCTGACGATTTATCCCGGTAGCCATTACGTCACCGACCGCGGTGATCGCGACCAGATTATCCGCGAAATCCTGGCTGATCTCGGCCTCCGCCTACGGGAACTCAAGGCCCAGAATAAATTAGTCGAATATCAGCGCCTGGAACAGAGGACGATGCATGATGTCGAAACCCTCGAGCATCTTGGTTATTGTCCTGGCATTGAGAACTACTCAAGGTATCTCACGGGTACGGCGCCTGGACAGCCGCCACCGACCCTGCTCGACTATTTCCCGCGCGACTTTCTAACGATCATTGACGAGAGCCACATCACTAACCCGCAGCTCAACGGGATGTATCGTGGCGACCGCGCTCGTAAACAGGTTTTAGTTGACTTCGGATTTCGCTTACCATCAGCGCTGGACAATAGACCGCTAAACTTTGACGAGTTTCTGACGCGTTCAGGCGCTCTCATTCATGTCTCTGCTACACCGGGCCCCTACGAACTCCAGGCCGCTGGCGGTCAGGTGATTGAGCAAGTGATCCGCCCCACGGGACTCATCGATCCCCAAATTGAGGTGCGTGCAGCCAAGGGTCAAGTAGACGATCTCTACGGAGAAATCGTCAAAACCGTAGGGCAAACAGGCCGCGTCCTGGTGACGACGCTGACAAAACGCATGGCCGAGGATTTGAGCCGCCATTTTGCTGAAATGGGCATCAAGGTGCGCTACCTGCATGCTGATATCGACAGTTTGGAGCGCGTGGAATTACTCCGCGATTTACGTAAAGGCGTCTTCGATGTCCTGATCGGCATCAACCTTCTGCGTGAGGGACTTGACCTCCCCGAAGTCAGACTCGTCGCCGTGATGGATGCTGACAAGGAAGGATTTCTTCGCTCGCGCTCATCGCTCATCCAGGTGGTCGGACGTGCTGCACGTAATAGTGAAGGCCGCGTGATTTTCTATGCCGACCGCATCACCGATTCGATGCGGGCATGTATGGATGAAACTGAGCGACGCCGCCTAATTCAGCAGGCCTATAACGAAAAGCATGGCATCACACCACAGACCATTATCAAGAGCCTGCCACTTGATCTCCGTAAACTTTACGGCCTAGATCCAGAGCCTGAAGTTGAGTCTGCAGCGTTCGCCAAACTCGCCGAGGCTGGAGTCGAAAATGTCGAAGCACTTGAGAAACTGATCGGCTCAAAACAGAAAGAAATGAAAAAGTTCGCCGCCGCCCTTGAGTTTGAGAAAGCCGCCGAACTCCGCGACGAGATTTCACGCCTCAAATCAGCACTCATGGCGTTGGCCGGTGATGCGTCCGCCCTTCCAGGCTCCGGACTCACGGAGGGCGGTGCTTGA
- a CDS encoding cytochrome c3 family protein yields MYTPGDTVDNVGYKPEQPIPFSHKLHAGKNEIPCQYCHSAARRSSSAGIPPLNTCMGCHRLVATDKPNIQKVTEHYKNNDPIKWIKVHDLPDFVRFPHKIHVTNKADGGAGIECQECHGKVQEMDVVEQVAPLQMGWCIGCHKERKAKLECVACHY; encoded by the coding sequence ATGTACACTCCGGGTGACACCGTAGATAACGTCGGCTACAAGCCGGAGCAGCCGATCCCCTTCAGTCATAAGTTGCATGCGGGCAAGAACGAGATCCCTTGTCAGTACTGCCACTCTGCGGCGCGCCGCTCATCGTCGGCAGGTATTCCGCCGCTGAACACTTGTATGGGTTGTCACCGCTTGGTTGCGACCGATAAGCCCAACATCCAAAAAGTGACGGAACATTATAAAAACAACGATCCCATCAAGTGGATCAAAGTCCACGATCTTCCTGACTTCGTGCGCTTCCCGCACAAGATTCACGTGACCAACAAAGCCGACGGCGGTGCTGGTATCGAATGCCAGGAATGTCACGGCAAAGTTCAAGAGATGGATGTGGTCGAGCAGGTAGCGCCGCTCCAGATGGGCTGGTGTATCGGTTGCCACAAAGAGCGCAAAGCCAAGCTTGAATGCGTTGCTTGTCACTACTGA
- a CDS encoding 4Fe-4S dicluster domain-containing protein — MSTTREPDHSSETPFAPVPAGDDPRRGQEVFAPTDGPFEAPAKTFVEGPYYKGVEERLPDLAQRSESDGESPKARAFSVDRRDLLKLFSASAVAGTAACVQRPVEKAIPFVNQPTDTWPGEPVHFATTCGECSAGCGVMARTREGRPTKLEGLPEHPVNTGSLCTVGQASLQALFHPERQARPTIRFGSKIEPSEWNDVFENFAAKLTSPKIGILTNGSTGHRHGFFKEFLEKVGSSADKLYTYDSNSLAEATAEAHKIAYGLHAVPRSDLSKAKVIVGVGADFLDVGTSLLYNTKTYTEGHSFRGADKSKHVQFESFFTLTGARSDYRHPIAPGSETVVTLLLVNSLLKNSAVKGSAAARSQAQAVLSANAALLSGAYDRVGYSEANFDKLAEEMLASQSVVLAGGSAFDENATTLQLAAILANELVGAYETVLFLQKDWLTAPVATGDLQRFMTESRDIDVLFLIDVDPVFTLPPSWGVGEVLEKIPTVAVLCDFPNESSQYAKYVLNTHHWLESWGDEQSVAGLWSVRQPVVRPTTDSRQTEDILMWIAAYAKKPLGYENYRAYLKKKWDDIRTLVGRNDVPADNYFDLVLQHGYDGRNATQVVPDLSGNLASSFRYTDTGSGGLRLVAPLDYRLRDGRHAWKPALQETPDSLTTITWDTWVAINPVTTAKLGLRKFDVVKVEGPAGSFEASVYPLPGLHPDTVVVPRGNGHSKANGTVQGGNGVNPLVAFARAQDQFTGAPVTYGQQVKLTATGRVFELAQTQKHNDIANRKDIIKEVPIATAVANMGKTQDLDDVPNLYPAMPKQQHRWGMSIDLSKCTGCSACVVACTIENNVPQVGREQVLLGRQMHWMQIDRYFAGSVEAPEVTFQPMLCQHCAQAPCEGVCPVFATSHDPEGINQMTYNRCIGTRYCANACPYKIRRFNWWTHRWNTMGARLTDRNPRALNPDVTVRTRGVMEKCSFCYQRVRDARHKEKLNGIPVGQPGNVVKTACQQTCPAEAIAFGNLLDPAAPVTQQRKDLRAYLALNGEPSLKEYGLKTMPSVNYLAKVSFTAKPAHHGAHGGDHGEAGHGEQHGARPVEKSKKKG; from the coding sequence TTGAGTACGACCAGAGAACCGGATCACAGTTCGGAGACACCGTTTGCTCCCGTTCCCGCCGGCGACGATCCGCGTCGCGGACAAGAGGTGTTTGCACCGACGGACGGACCGTTTGAGGCTCCCGCCAAGACTTTCGTCGAGGGTCCTTACTACAAGGGCGTTGAGGAGCGCTTACCGGATCTAGCGCAGCGCAGTGAGTCTGATGGCGAAAGTCCGAAGGCCCGTGCCTTCTCGGTCGATCGTCGCGACCTGCTCAAGCTGTTCAGCGCATCTGCAGTGGCCGGCACGGCTGCCTGTGTCCAGCGCCCAGTCGAGAAGGCGATACCGTTCGTCAATCAGCCCACCGACACTTGGCCGGGCGAGCCCGTACATTTTGCCACGACCTGCGGCGAATGCTCGGCAGGTTGCGGTGTTATGGCGCGTACGCGCGAGGGTCGTCCTACCAAGCTTGAGGGTCTTCCCGAGCATCCGGTCAACACCGGCAGTTTGTGTACCGTTGGTCAGGCCAGCTTGCAGGCTCTGTTTCACCCGGAGCGCCAAGCCCGTCCGACGATCCGCTTTGGCAGTAAGATCGAGCCGTCTGAGTGGAATGATGTATTCGAGAACTTTGCGGCTAAACTGACCTCTCCCAAAATTGGTATCCTAACCAATGGCTCGACGGGCCATCGTCATGGGTTCTTCAAGGAATTCTTGGAGAAGGTCGGGTCGAGCGCAGATAAGCTCTACACCTACGACAGCAACTCGCTAGCAGAAGCCACCGCTGAGGCCCACAAGATCGCCTACGGTCTCCATGCGGTTCCGCGTTCCGATCTGTCAAAGGCTAAGGTGATTGTCGGTGTAGGTGCTGACTTCCTCGACGTTGGTACCTCGCTTCTATACAACACCAAGACTTACACCGAGGGCCACTCGTTCCGCGGTGCTGACAAATCCAAGCATGTTCAATTTGAGTCGTTCTTCACGCTGACAGGTGCCCGCTCTGATTACCGCCATCCGATCGCTCCGGGTAGTGAGACGGTGGTGACCCTGCTGCTGGTTAACTCCCTACTGAAGAACTCCGCCGTCAAGGGCTCTGCTGCGGCACGCTCCCAGGCGCAAGCTGTCCTTAGTGCGAACGCTGCACTGCTGAGTGGCGCTTACGACCGCGTTGGTTACAGCGAAGCAAACTTCGACAAACTGGCCGAAGAGATGCTCGCTAGCCAATCCGTAGTTCTCGCTGGCGGCTCCGCCTTTGACGAGAATGCGACTACGCTGCAGCTAGCGGCTATTTTAGCCAACGAGCTCGTCGGTGCTTACGAGACCGTCCTGTTCCTGCAGAAGGACTGGCTGACGGCTCCCGTCGCTACGGGTGACCTCCAGCGCTTCATGACCGAATCCAGAGACATTGACGTACTCTTCCTGATTGACGTCGATCCGGTATTCACGCTGCCACCATCGTGGGGAGTGGGCGAAGTGTTGGAAAAAATTCCAACTGTAGCCGTACTATGTGACTTCCCCAATGAGTCCTCGCAGTATGCGAAGTACGTGCTCAACACCCACCATTGGCTCGAGTCCTGGGGCGATGAGCAATCCGTTGCAGGGCTATGGAGCGTGCGTCAGCCGGTAGTACGTCCGACCACGGACAGCCGTCAGACTGAAGACATCCTGATGTGGATCGCAGCCTACGCCAAGAAGCCCCTGGGCTACGAAAACTATCGTGCCTATCTTAAGAAGAAGTGGGACGATATCCGCACATTGGTTGGACGCAATGACGTTCCAGCTGACAACTACTTCGATCTCGTATTGCAGCACGGCTATGACGGGCGCAACGCGACTCAGGTCGTACCTGATTTGAGCGGCAACCTAGCGAGCAGCTTCCGCTACACCGATACCGGTAGTGGTGGCCTGCGCCTGGTGGCGCCTCTCGATTACCGCCTCCGTGACGGGCGCCATGCCTGGAAGCCGGCCCTGCAGGAGACTCCAGACTCCCTGACCACGATCACGTGGGATACTTGGGTCGCGATCAACCCCGTGACCACGGCTAAGCTCGGTCTGCGTAAGTTTGATGTGGTTAAAGTCGAAGGTCCCGCTGGCAGCTTTGAGGCTTCGGTTTACCCGCTTCCTGGCCTTCATCCCGACACCGTAGTAGTGCCTCGCGGTAACGGCCATAGTAAAGCCAATGGTACAGTTCAAGGTGGCAACGGGGTCAACCCGCTGGTGGCCTTTGCGCGCGCTCAGGACCAGTTCACGGGAGCTCCTGTGACCTATGGTCAGCAAGTCAAGCTAACGGCGACTGGACGCGTGTTTGAACTAGCGCAGACGCAGAAGCACAACGACATTGCCAACCGTAAGGACATCATCAAGGAAGTGCCCATCGCAACAGCGGTGGCTAACATGGGTAAGACCCAAGATCTTGACGATGTACCGAACCTCTACCCAGCGATGCCCAAGCAACAGCACCGTTGGGGTATGTCGATCGACCTCTCTAAATGTACCGGTTGTAGCGCTTGCGTCGTCGCCTGTACGATCGAAAACAACGTGCCGCAAGTTGGCCGTGAACAGGTCTTGCTCGGCCGCCAGATGCACTGGATGCAAATCGACCGCTACTTTGCTGGGTCGGTAGAGGCCCCAGAGGTGACGTTCCAGCCGATGCTATGCCAGCACTGTGCGCAGGCGCCTTGCGAGGGTGTATGTCCGGTGTTTGCGACCTCGCATGATCCTGAGGGCATCAACCAGATGACCTACAACCGTTGTATCGGTACTCGTTACTGCGCCAACGCTTGTCCTTACAAGATCCGCCGCTTCAACTGGTGGACACATCGTTGGAATACCATGGGAGCGCGTCTTACTGACCGCAACCCGCGCGCACTCAACCCAGATGTCACCGTTCGGACGCGTGGTGTGATGGAGAAGTGTTCGTTCTGCTACCAGCGTGTACGTGACGCGCGTCACAAAGAAAAACTCAACGGCATTCCCGTGGGTCAGCCTGGTAACGTGGTGAAGACCGCTTGCCAACAAACATGTCCTGCCGAGGCGATTGCCTTCGGTAACCTGCTTGATCCGGCCGCACCAGTCACGCAGCAGCGTAAGGATTTGCGGGCCTACTTAGCTCTGAACGGCGAACCTTCGCTCAAGGAGTACGGCCTGAAAACCATGCCAAGCGTAAACTACTTGGCTAAGGTCTCGTTCACGGCGAAGCCAGCTCACCACGGAGCCCACGGCGGCGACCATGGCGAGGCTGGTCACGGCGAGCAGCATGGGGCACGGCCGGTTGAGAAGAGCAAGAAGAAGGGATAA
- a CDS encoding hydrogenase, protein MSDDSKLWSKTISDVNSEILVNLENPHPAYYVALALSVSALLVGIVFVALHFTYGLGLWTFRPPVYWEVDITNFVFWVGIGHAGTLISAILFLFRAKWRNTVNRSAEAMTIFAVICALVFPLIHMGRPWHGAIWAVPLPNTNNLWVNFRSPLFWDVMAISTYFTTSLLFWYMGLVPDLASIRDRCKGFKRLIYGIMSFGWRGTAKQWWHYEAGYGFLAALATPLVLSVHSVVSWDFAMSIQPGWHTTIFPPYFVAGAILSGCAMVYNLLLPVRYMFRLEKFILPEHLEACLRLTLLTSTIVFYAYSLEFFVAWYSGNPYEWALFEKRAIGPYSFYFWVMMFCNCIFPLALWSRRVRNNIPVAFVICVLINVGMWFERYNIIVSSLVEDFVPARWGHVQPGLWEIVITLGSFGLFTTFYLVFVKFFPIVSLSEIKLIMPKPLSSKAHGGAHHHG, encoded by the coding sequence ATGAGTGATGATTCAAAGTTGTGGTCGAAGACCATCTCGGATGTAAATTCGGAGATCCTGGTTAACCTGGAGAACCCGCATCCTGCCTACTACGTAGCGCTTGCGCTGTCGGTGTCGGCTTTACTTGTGGGAATCGTTTTTGTAGCGCTGCATTTCACCTACGGTTTGGGTCTCTGGACCTTCCGGCCGCCGGTGTACTGGGAAGTCGACATTACCAACTTCGTCTTTTGGGTCGGTATCGGTCATGCCGGTACGTTGATTTCGGCTATTCTCTTTCTCTTCCGCGCCAAGTGGCGGAATACAGTGAACCGAAGTGCAGAGGCTATGACGATCTTTGCGGTGATTTGTGCTCTGGTCTTCCCGCTCATTCACATGGGACGTCCTTGGCACGGTGCGATCTGGGCTGTTCCACTGCCTAACACCAACAACCTCTGGGTTAACTTCCGCTCGCCGCTGTTCTGGGACGTGATGGCAATCTCGACGTACTTCACGACCTCGCTACTCTTCTGGTACATGGGTCTGGTGCCGGACTTAGCTAGTATCCGCGATCGATGCAAAGGTTTCAAACGCCTGATCTACGGCATCATGTCGTTCGGCTGGCGCGGAACGGCTAAACAATGGTGGCACTACGAGGCTGGTTACGGCTTCTTAGCAGCCCTCGCAACCCCGCTGGTACTTTCGGTGCACTCCGTAGTTTCCTGGGACTTCGCCATGTCGATTCAGCCAGGCTGGCACACGACGATCTTCCCGCCGTACTTCGTTGCGGGTGCTATCCTCTCGGGTTGTGCGATGGTGTATAACTTACTCTTGCCCGTGCGCTACATGTTCCGGTTAGAGAAGTTCATCCTGCCCGAGCACTTAGAGGCCTGCTTGCGCCTCACACTGCTCACATCGACCATCGTATTCTATGCCTACAGCTTGGAATTCTTCGTTGCCTGGTACAGCGGCAACCCTTACGAGTGGGCTCTCTTCGAGAAGCGGGCGATCGGTCCCTACAGCTTCTACTTCTGGGTCATGATGTTCTGTAACTGTATCTTCCCACTGGCCCTATGGTCACGCAGGGTGCGCAACAACATCCCTGTTGCTTTTGTCATCTGTGTCTTGATCAACGTCGGCATGTGGTTCGAACGCTACAACATCATCGTCTCCTCGCTGGTTGAAGACTTCGTACCGGCGCGCTGGGGCCACGTGCAGCCGGGTCTGTGGGAGATTGTGATCACCCTCGGCAGCTTTGGTTTGTTCACCACGTTCTACCTGGTGTTCGTGAAGTTCTTCCCAATTGTCTCGCTCTCGGAGATTAAGCTGATCATGCCGAAACCGCTCAGTTCGAAGGCGCATGGAGGGGCTCACCACCATGGCTAA
- a CDS encoding DUF3341 domain-containing protein, which translates to MEGLTTMANTQSPDTGIIGIFRHLDTVCTAIEKVRDRPDFAGHEVFSPTSYHEIEHASGFGASPVRAFTLIGALTGTCTGFGLALACDWDWPIVVGGKTAGIASLPAYVVLGFEFTILLGAISTVLGMLVMGRIPNPKRRVLDVRTTDDRFAIFLPGAQLSSPQAQFLRDCGAEEVRNT; encoded by the coding sequence ATGGAGGGGCTCACCACCATGGCTAATACCCAAAGTCCTGACACTGGCATCATTGGAATCTTTAGACATCTTGATACCGTGTGTACGGCTATCGAAAAAGTGCGTGATCGGCCAGATTTTGCTGGGCATGAAGTGTTCAGTCCTACGTCGTACCACGAAATCGAGCACGCTAGCGGCTTCGGTGCAAGTCCGGTGCGCGCCTTCACGCTGATTGGCGCTCTGACGGGAACTTGTACTGGTTTCGGCCTGGCTCTGGCCTGTGACTGGGATTGGCCAATTGTCGTTGGCGGTAAAACTGCAGGTATTGCTTCATTGCCGGCTTACGTGGTCTTAGGCTTTGAGTTTACGATTCTACTCGGTGCCATCTCCACAGTTCTTGGCATGCTAGTGATGGGTCGGATTCCCAATCCTAAGCGCCGTGTCCTTGACGTCCGTACTACCGATGATCGCTTTGCTATCTTTTTGCCGGGAGCGCAGCTCTCTAGTCCCCAGGCCCAGTTCTTGCGTGACTGCGGTGCGGAAGAGGTGAGGAACACATGA
- a CDS encoding cytochrome c, which produces MTTLATRIGMTAAVLATGLLASCRYDGTGTKMQWAPDMADSPAPKAQRDYLDPPEGSVAMNSILYVKTPEEAEQLYGMPEMIANDPQGMEKGKKHYETFCQPCHGANAKGGKLPGIVPPDLTHESYQGRKDGFFFYRITFGANVMPAYGYAITPSERWYIVRHLRLLQKGA; this is translated from the coding sequence ATGACCACATTGGCGACAAGAATTGGAATGACTGCAGCAGTCCTAGCGACTGGTCTGCTGGCTAGTTGCCGTTACGATGGCACTGGTACAAAAATGCAGTGGGCTCCGGACATGGCGGATTCGCCAGCGCCTAAAGCTCAACGCGACTACCTAGACCCACCTGAGGGCTCGGTAGCCATGAACTCCATTCTTTACGTGAAGACTCCGGAAGAGGCTGAGCAGCTTTACGGCATGCCCGAAATGATCGCCAACGATCCACAGGGTATGGAAAAAGGTAAAAAACATTACGAGACCTTCTGTCAGCCTTGTCACGGCGCCAACGCCAAGGGCGGTAAGCTACCCGGAATCGTACCTCCGGATCTGACGCACGAGTCCTACCAAGGTCGCAAGGATGGCTTCTTTTTCTACCGGATCACTTTTGGTGCGAATGTCATGCCGGCCTACGGTTATGCCATCACGCCATCGGAACGTTGGTACATCGTCCGGCACTTGCGCTTGTTGCAGAAGGGGGCGTGA